The window atgtgcgGATCATTTTTGgactctgttttgttccattgagctatatgtctatccttacaTCAATACCATGCTACCTTGATTATTGTAGTCTTAAAATGAAGTAGTATAAGTCctttaactttgttctttctcaaaattgctttggcatTCTTagctctttgcatttccataaaaattttagaatggGGATATGTTTTATTATCCTGGTTATAGGATTTGGTACACTAATCTTATGTTAGTCATTGTGCATCCAGACATGAGACAtactttaaggaaaaattttactGAATGTGAGTAAAAGTACATGTGGCTACAAAATGCTGACCCCAATTGACTGGAGTAATGATGAGGTcactgaggaagacagaaaagttGATATGGAGAGcttttttcaaatataagaagGGTAGACATTtagtttgcttttgaaaatataaaatttactatgtAAGACCCACAAGTAGAAAAGTCCAAAGGGAGGTACATCATAGACTTGGAGAAAAGACTGGTGATAGAAATAGAGATTTGAGAGCAATCAACCTTGAAATTATAACTGAAAAAATTGAGCAGagtgtggagagaaaaaagcaagggtCAAGGATTGACCAGAGAACAGTATTTACAATTACAATGTAGGTGGAATGAACAGCTTCATGGAAGGTAACTAAATGAGtgctgaaaagagagaaaaatagtgtAGTGTTATGGAAACCAAtgtcaaaaaatgtttttaggaGGCAGGGTTTTCACAAGTGTCAAATGAATCAGAGACGgacacaaaaaagaggaaaaagtaaagtcTAACAGTTTTAGCAATGGAGACTTTGGTGACATTTGAGAGAACAGTTCCATGGGAGTGAACATGATAAAGCCAACTTTCAGGGATTATGGGGGATGAGAGAGGAAGCTGATTTCAGTAATTCTGAAGATGAAAAGAGGGAGAACAATTAATAGCCAGTATAAAGAACCACGGAATCAATCAGCTGTATGCTCTCCATGCAGATTGTGTGTTCTCACCCTTTGACAGAGGGGACTAGTGTGCTCTGTTTCTCATAATTATATCAAATTCTGCATtcaccagatttttaaaaattgctaagcTAGTTCAACTCTGAGTAGCTAGTAgaattcttcctcctcctctctcaacTCTGGCACTTACATTCCCTTATCCATTCCTGGAATTGTCCTAACGCTTTCCTATTTCAGTGGAAACTAAGTAATGTTTTCTCAACCACAGTTCTCTCTTCCTGACTGCAATTCTTAAAAGGACTACTGGAGTCAGCAAGAGGATTCCTTGGTGAGACTTGTGTGAACAAATTCAGTGGAATGATCACGGCAGAAGTTGTTCTGTAGTTGTTCTGCTTTGAGAGTATGATAAGTTTAGACCATGTTATCTCTTTGAAATTAGGTTTCTAGATTCATAACTAAACTGTGATACTGTATAAAAGTCTTTGGTGATCCTGTCACCAAATCCAGTGACCACTTCTCAAAGTTTGTCCTTCCTGACTTCTTCATTCTGCTATATCATTTCCCCCGAAACTCTTATCTTTACAGTTTTCTTGACACACACTTTACTAGTATTCTCCCTTGGGAACAGAGTTTGTTTTAAGTGGTGGATATCATTACTGATTGCGGCATAGAGCCTGACTTTCTCCTTgctgccctcttcctcttcctaatATCAGTATGACATGTGTGAGGTGAGCATTTGCTCAGAAGTATTCTCCATGCATGGGAAATAGTTTGCTCCATAGTGATAATGTTCACATGTATAAGCCCCAAAGAGACAtaagtcattttctctcttcatatgCAAGGCCCCTAAGCATGAGCTTGCTGATCATAAAAGAGGGAATTGGGTTCACTCTCTCAGTTCAGCTAGCATTGTCCCTTGTTATACAGTCCAATTGCTGATGGTGTTTCCCCTTTATGACTCCCTTTATTGCTTTCAGACATTGATATAGCACAATGCAGAGAAAAAACTTCACAGGAGTTACAGAATTCGTTTTCCTGGGATTCTCTATGTTTGGAAAGCACCAGATAACCCTCTTTGTGGTTTTCCTAACCATCTACATTTTAACACTGGCTGGTAACATCATCATTGTGGCTATCATCTGCATCGACCGTCAtctccacactcccatgtacttcttcctgagCATGCTAGCTAGTTCAGAAACAGTGTACACCCTGGTCGTTGTCCCACGAATGCTTTCCAGTCTCATTTTCCATAACCAGCCCATCTCTTTGGCAGGCTGTGCAACCCAGATGTTCTTTTTTGTCATCTTGGCCACTAATAATTGCTTCTTGCTCACAGTGATGGGCTATGACCGCTacgtggccatctgcaagcccgTGAGGTACACAGTCATCATGAACAAAAGAATGAGTGCTCAGTTGGTATGTGGGTCCTTTGGCACTGGTCTGGTTATGGCAGTTCTCCATGTTTAATTTGCCCTtctgtggcacagtggtgaaccacttcttctgtgacattTACCCAGTCATGAAACTTTCTTGCATTGATACCACTATCAATGAGATAATCAATTATGGTGTAAGTTCATTTGTGATTCTTGTGCCTGTGGGCCTCATCTCCATCTCCTACTTTCTCATTATCTCCTCTATCCTTAAGACTGCCTCTGCCAAGGGCTGGAAGAAGACCTTTgccacctgtgcctcccaccttCCTGTGGTCATTGTCCACTATGGCTGTGCTTCCATTGCCTACCTGAAGCCCAAATCagaaaactcaatagaaaaagacCTTCTTCTCTCTGTGACTTACATTATCATTACTCCCCTGCTGAATCCTGTTGTTTATAGTCTAAGGAACAAGGAGGTCAAGGATGCCATACAGAGAGCTATGGGCAAAAGCATTTCTTAACAGATTGAATCATTTTGTCATGAGACCTTTAGCCCAGTGTAATGTGTGTCTACTCACAAACACACCACAATACACATGTTCATCAAATACAATGTCTGTCAAGAATAATGTCAAACAGTagaaatgcttttccttttcatgCTCTAGGGACAAGGCAGAAAGCAAGGTTTCTGTTCTAGTGAATTTTGTTACCAGATATGAGAATCATTCCAAGCCAGATTAAGACTACTTGTTTCTGTGCCTAAGGATTTTGGTTTTGAAACCTCTTCTGGTCCCCACTTTACCTGGTCCCCCCGAGACAGTCAAATCCTTGACCTAGTCTGCTAAGGAGATGTGGTGAAGAGGCAGTTGAAACATATGTGGAAGGGGACTTAGGAAAATAAGCTGCCGAGACAGCAAGAGGATGGCTTTCACTCTCAGGAGTTAAAACACTTGCCCTGTAATAGTCATTTCAGAAAGGTTTTCCTAAATTCTTGCTGACTGAAAAATGAACAGCTTCAGCAAAAAAAGGGTCACTTCTTCCATTATCCAGCCATTTTAGCTCCTTAAATAGTATTCATTTCTATGtgtatttcttccttctgtgcaATCAAGGCAAAACTCTCTGTTTCTTAGAGTCTAAGCAAGGAGAAAACATATTCGTGGTTTTTCTCTGTAACTGCACTTTTATCCAGATGCACTTTTCTTAAAGACTCTTCTGTTTTTAACCTATGGGagctttttagatttttaatttatatgtagtAGCTGCCGAGGCATTGAATTAGTTGTCTTAGGTATTGGCTGTACTGATTCCAGAGTCTAAAGCAAATGCCATTAAATTTCCTTCTCTCAGTAAACAGTGTGAATTTCATACTTCTCCTCGTACTTATCTATATCAAAGTAAGGATAACCATGACACATTATTTTACATCCTCAATGAGGAAGGTTGTcggaatttttgttttgtgaatcTTTCCACCAGAGTTTATCTCTACTCTGAGACAGAGCTGGAAGATACTAAGAGACACAGATATGGAAACACGTTTTTTTCACATGCTTCTGGCACCTGTTGTTATTCCATCTCCAGGTCAGTTCCTATCCTTtactttccagttttatttttctgttctgaaCCATAGAAATAGTACTGATGCATCTTCTAGGTGACCTGTAATTCTATGTGAGGAGGTCAACGGCTGAGGGCTGAGGGTTCTTTGTGAAGTGTCGTCCCTTGTGGCAGGCTGTCACAGTTGGGTGACATCATAACTGATGTCAGTGTCTCCCTGATAACAAGCACCTGATATCCCTCCAGAGGAGGTGTCTCAATCTGAGATTCATAGTTCCTTAAGGGGTGCTTGGGTGGGCTTCAGAGGGTTTTTGAACCTTCTtggaaattattctttaaattttgagCACAAGTATGAATGTAACTTTTCCATCGTATTCTTAAAGATTTTCTCCAACATAAGTATTTCTTCCCTCAAATCCAAGCAGAAATATGACACAggtccaacttccttcttttatAGATCATTTGCTTCCACAATTTCCTTAAACTCTCTTAGAGGAGCACTCTTTACCTGTCCATTTTTGCCCATGTGGGcactgttattttttattaagttgGGGAAATGGAAGATATGAGTGTTTCTTAGATGGGAGGTTAAGGGATAAtgaatggatggtggatggatgtcAGAAGGCAAATATGGTCTTTGTTGAGAGCTTTTTTGCCTTCTCCCATCCCTTCCCTCACCATTCCCTAAGCGTTTAAACATCTTTCCTGCCCTTCACCCTTACACTTCATTGATGGGTGAATTCCCCACTAGCATTAGTTGTTTTCATACTTTGTGTGACTTTAGACTT of the Equus quagga isolate Etosha38 chromosome 13, UCLA_HA_Equagga_1.0, whole genome shotgun sequence genome contains:
- the LOC124250942 gene encoding LOW QUALITY PROTEIN: olfactory receptor 10J5 (The sequence of the model RefSeq protein was modified relative to this genomic sequence to represent the inferred CDS: inserted 2 bases in 1 codon), which encodes MQRKNFTGVTEFVFLGFSMFGKHQITLFVVFLTIYILTLAGNIIIVAIICIDRHLHTPMYFFLSMLASSETVYTLVVVPRMLSSLIFHNQPISLAGCATQMFFFVILATNNCFLLTVMGYDRYVAICKPVRYTVIMNKRMSAQLVCGSFGTGLVMAVXSMFNLPFCGTVVNHFFCDIYPVMKLSCIDTTINEIINYGVSSFVILVPVGLISISYFLIISSILKTASAKGWKKTFATCASHLPVVIVHYGCASIAYLKPKSENSIEKDLLLSVTYIIITPLLNPVVYSLRNKEVKDAIQRAMGKSIS